A single region of the Thermotoga profunda AZM34c06 genome encodes:
- a CDS encoding ABC transporter permease, with product MAAYIIRRFLLLPLILFGISLIVFGMIQSLGSDRLLAAYVNPGLLDKLTPNQLEKIKEKYGLKDPMVVRYVKWLKNTLSGDLGWSVVGKEPVKDAILNRLPWTVELALYSIIPVVFVGVWLGIIAAVNRDKFIDHFVRIFAVVGWSFPDFVFGLLVLMVFYSVLGWFPPGNLSFWADTVVKSPEFKRFTSLVSLDALLNGRFDVFVDAIQHLIAPILTLSWLWWAYLLRITRSSMLEVLTKEYIRTARAKGLAENVVINKHARKNAMIPVITVGGGMVIQLFAGTVIVEMVFNRTGMGSFTATAATQLDYASIMASTLFYSLILVIGNLVIDILYAAVDPRIRFS from the coding sequence TTGGCAGCTTATATCATAAGAAGATTTTTGCTGTTGCCGCTGATTTTGTTTGGAATATCACTCATTGTTTTTGGAATGATACAAAGCCTTGGCTCAGACAGACTCTTGGCGGCTTATGTCAATCCAGGGCTTCTGGACAAATTGACTCCAAACCAGCTTGAAAAGATAAAAGAAAAGTATGGACTAAAAGATCCAATGGTCGTCAGATATGTGAAGTGGTTGAAGAACACTCTGAGTGGTGACCTTGGTTGGTCTGTCGTTGGCAAAGAGCCAGTCAAAGATGCTATTTTGAATAGATTACCATGGACAGTTGAACTCGCTCTTTATTCGATAATTCCAGTGGTTTTCGTTGGAGTGTGGTTGGGTATAATAGCTGCAGTGAACCGCGACAAATTCATAGATCATTTCGTCCGCATCTTTGCTGTGGTTGGTTGGAGTTTCCCAGACTTTGTTTTTGGACTACTTGTGTTGATGGTTTTCTACAGTGTACTTGGTTGGTTTCCACCTGGAAATCTCAGTTTTTGGGCCGATACCGTTGTGAAATCACCTGAATTCAAGAGATTCACTTCGTTGGTATCACTGGATGCCTTACTAAATGGAAGGTTTGATGTCTTTGTGGATGCCATCCAGCACTTGATTGCTCCTATTTTGACTCTCTCGTGGCTGTGGTGGGCATACTTGCTGAGAATCACACGTTCAAGCATGCTCGAAGTTTTGACAAAAGAATATATCCGAACGGCAAGGGCTAAAGGATTGGCTGAAAATGTTGTGATCAATAAACATGCACGTAAAAATGCAATGATACCTGTTATAACAGTTGGTGGCGGTATGGTAATACAGCTTTTTGCGGGTACTGTCATTGTAGAGATGGTTTTCAATAGAACTGGAATGGGTAGCTTTACGGCAACCGCTGCCACACAACTCGATTATGCTTCTATCATGGCTTCTACACTTTTCTATTCATTGATTTTGGTCATTGGCAATCTTGTAATCGATATACTTTACGCTGCTGTCGATCCGAGAATTCGTTTTAGCTGA
- a CDS encoding ABC transporter permease, which produces MRTETKRIIKRLMRNPSAVLGFSLLIFFTIIAIIAPIICPPQSYDPYMIPIVTWDKTPQPPTAEHPFGVIDGRDIFYGVIWGTRTAFKVGLIVTLTSTIIGLLIGSIAGYFGGWLDEILMRITDIFLSIPYILAAIVVTAFLGMGLNKVMISLVMFGWMATARLIRGNILQVREEQYVLAARALGVNDYLVILKHVLPNTIFPVIIQATMRIGSLVITAAALSFLGLGAPVGYADWGSLLNFARNWLLGASGEAFKYWYAIVYPGIAMVLFVLAWNLVGDALRDVFDPRLRG; this is translated from the coding sequence GTGAGAACGGAAACCAAAAGAATAATAAAGAGGTTGATGAGAAATCCTTCTGCTGTACTCGGTTTCTCATTGTTGATTTTCTTCACAATAATAGCAATAATTGCTCCGATCATATGTCCACCGCAATCTTATGATCCGTACATGATTCCAATAGTCACATGGGATAAAACACCTCAACCACCGACCGCAGAACATCCATTTGGTGTTATAGATGGGAGAGATATCTTCTATGGAGTCATATGGGGTACAAGAACAGCCTTTAAGGTTGGTTTGATCGTTACCCTTACCTCAACGATCATAGGATTGTTGATAGGTTCTATTGCGGGGTATTTTGGTGGTTGGTTAGATGAAATATTAATGAGAATAACTGACATATTTTTGTCGATTCCATATATATTAGCGGCGATTGTTGTGACGGCGTTTCTCGGTATGGGTTTAAACAAGGTCATGATCTCCTTGGTGATGTTCGGTTGGATGGCAACGGCAAGGCTCATAAGAGGCAATATTTTGCAGGTCAGGGAAGAACAATATGTGCTTGCCGCAAGGGCATTAGGGGTTAATGATTATCTGGTTATACTGAAACATGTCTTACCGAATACGATATTTCCTGTAATCATACAGGCAACGATGAGAATTGGATCACTTGTGATAACTGCTGCAGCTTTGAGCTTTCTTGGTCTTGGTGCGCCTGTAGGTTATGCAGATTGGGGATCACTTCTCAATTTTGCCAGAAACTGGTTACTTGGAGCATCTGGTGAAGCTTTCAAATACTGGTATGCGATTGTTTATCCAGGGATCGCCATGGTTCTTTTTGTGCTTGCTTGGAATCTTGTAGGAGATGCATTGAGAGATGTCTTTGACCCGAGACTTAGAGGATAA
- a CDS encoding ABC transporter ATP-binding protein, translating into MRQPILTVRNLKTYFYTEDGVVKAVDGVDFEVFQGETLGIVGESGCGKSVTSLSILRILDEKGKIVDGSIVFDNTDLTKISEEAMRKIRGKDIAMIFQEPMVALNPVFTIGEQIMEAIILHQKVDEPTAKKMAVDLLRKVGIPEPEKRVDEYPHELSGGMRQRAMIAMALSCKPKILIADEPTTALDVTIQAQIMELMKQLQKEYGMAIILITHDMGVIAENADRVVVMYAGKAVEYTDVKTLFNDPKHPYTWGLLHAIPRLDVEQTRLYNIPGIVPNPLKFPTGCKFHPRCEFAQEKCSVEEPELKEVVNGHFVRCFFWEKVEQAKKKEAGDDK; encoded by the coding sequence GTGAGACAACCCATACTCACTGTGAGAAATCTGAAGACATACTTTTATACAGAAGATGGGGTTGTAAAGGCTGTAGATGGTGTAGATTTCGAAGTTTTTCAAGGCGAAACTCTTGGAATTGTGGGTGAATCAGGTTGTGGAAAAAGTGTTACTTCTCTTTCCATACTCCGGATACTCGACGAAAAAGGAAAAATCGTTGATGGATCGATTGTTTTTGATAATACAGATTTGACTAAAATATCAGAAGAAGCCATGAGAAAGATACGCGGTAAAGACATCGCTATGATCTTTCAGGAACCCATGGTGGCATTAAATCCTGTTTTTACAATAGGTGAACAAATCATGGAAGCTATAATTTTGCATCAAAAGGTTGATGAACCTACTGCCAAGAAAATGGCAGTGGATTTACTCAGAAAAGTTGGTATTCCTGAGCCAGAGAAGAGAGTCGATGAATATCCACACGAACTTTCAGGAGGCATGCGCCAAAGGGCTATGATAGCGATGGCACTTTCATGCAAACCAAAGATACTTATCGCAGATGAACCAACGACGGCTCTTGATGTCACAATTCAGGCGCAAATAATGGAGTTGATGAAACAACTTCAGAAAGAATATGGCATGGCAATAATCTTGATCACTCATGATATGGGTGTGATCGCCGAAAATGCGGACCGTGTTGTTGTCATGTATGCTGGTAAAGCCGTTGAATACACTGATGTGAAGACTTTGTTTAACGACCCAAAGCATCCATACACATGGGGGCTTTTGCACGCTATACCAAGGCTCGATGTAGAGCAAACTCGTCTGTACAACATTCCAGGTATAGTACCAAATCCCCTGAAATTTCCAACTGGGTGTAAATTTCATCCAAGGTGTGAATTTGCACAAGAAAAATGCAGTGTAGAAGAGCCTGAGTTAAAAGAGGTTGTCAATGGACATTTTGTGAGATGCTTTTTCTGGGAAAAGGTTGAACAGGCAAAAAAGAAAGAGGCTGGTGATGATAAATGA
- a CDS encoding ABC transporter ATP-binding protein translates to MKPLVSIERLVKYFPIRAGVFKRIVAWVKAVDDVSFDIFEGETVGLVGESGCGKTTIGMTLLRLYEPTSGRIVVGDEDTTYYFLSPARARSYLKRNYVNKFQRLLREKESVDLIVNSLSGIDRRYAEIFFEEAKGSTTKFLSMMLSNIDEKRKKFRRDLQIVFQDPYSSLNPRLRIKTIVGEGPLTHKLVKGEKEVIEKVKTVLEDVGISGEYIYRFPHEFSGGQRQRIGVARALALSPKLIIADEAVAALDVSIRSQVINLMKDLQKEHKLTYLFISHDLSVIKYVSDRVIVMYLGKIVESAPKKEMFDNPLHPYTRALMSAIPIPNPNIKKERIILKGDVPSPINPPSGCRFHTRCYMAVEECSRVEPQLREIKPNHFVACHLLK, encoded by the coding sequence ATGAAACCGCTTGTCAGTATAGAAAGACTTGTCAAGTATTTTCCCATTAGAGCAGGGGTTTTTAAGCGAATTGTAGCCTGGGTAAAGGCTGTAGATGATGTTTCATTTGACATTTTTGAAGGCGAAACGGTTGGTCTTGTTGGTGAATCTGGTTGTGGAAAAACCACGATTGGTATGACGTTGTTACGATTATATGAACCCACTTCGGGAAGAATCGTTGTTGGTGACGAAGATACGACGTATTATTTTCTTTCACCTGCAAGGGCAAGATCATATTTGAAAAGAAATTATGTAAATAAGTTTCAACGGTTGCTCAGGGAAAAGGAATCAGTAGATCTCATTGTGAATTCATTGAGTGGGATAGATCGCCGATATGCCGAGATTTTCTTTGAAGAAGCGAAAGGTTCAACAACAAAGTTCTTGTCCATGATGCTCTCAAATATTGATGAAAAAAGAAAAAAATTCAGGAGAGATCTTCAGATAGTCTTTCAGGATCCTTACAGCTCGCTCAATCCACGACTTCGTATAAAAACTATAGTGGGCGAAGGACCTCTCACACATAAATTAGTGAAAGGAGAAAAAGAAGTAATCGAGAAGGTAAAAACTGTTTTGGAAGATGTTGGGATAAGCGGCGAATACATATACAGATTCCCACATGAATTTTCTGGAGGACAACGCCAGAGAATTGGTGTAGCGAGAGCGTTGGCACTTTCACCCAAATTGATAATAGCCGATGAAGCCGTAGCAGCACTTGATGTTTCAATACGTTCACAGGTCATAAATCTGATGAAAGATCTTCAAAAGGAACACAAACTGACTTATCTGTTTATATCTCACGATTTGTCTGTGATCAAATATGTCAGTGACAGGGTTATAGTGATGTACCTTGGAAAGATCGTAGAATCAGCTCCAAAAAAGGAGATGTTTGATAATCCCCTCCACCCATACACACGTGCTCTTATGAGTGCAATACCCATACCCAATCCAAATATCAAAAAAGAACGAATTATCTTGAAGGGTGATGTACCAAGCCCGATAAATCCTCCTTCGGGCTGTCGATTCCATACAAGATGTTACATGGCAGTTGAAGAATGTAGCAGGGTTGAACCTCAGTTGAGGGAAATAAAGCCAAATCATTTTGTGGCTTGTCATCTTTTGAAATGA
- a CDS encoding ABC transporter ATP-binding protein, which produces MENILSVKNLSTYFYMDEGVVAAVDDVSFDLSPREVLGIVGETGSGKSVTVKSIMRLIKYPGKIVNGQILYKGQDILKYDEREMYKIRGKEISMVFQDPMTSLNPLYTIGDQLMETIVQHQRVSKQEAYKRAVEMLGLVQIPEPEKRMKSYPFEFSGGMRQRVVIAIALSCNPSILIADEPTTALDVTIQAQILDLMKDLQQKLGTAMIFITHDLGVIASMAHRIIVMYGGKQMEMGSSEDIFYNPTHPYTHMLLKSIPRIDRKIDRLEPIPGQPPRMIDIPKVCPFLPRCPRNVDECNQRIPDMIEVSDGHFVRCFNPVGGGN; this is translated from the coding sequence TTGGAAAACATTCTATCGGTTAAGAACCTTTCAACATATTTCTATATGGATGAAGGTGTTGTTGCAGCTGTTGACGATGTGAGTTTTGATCTTTCGCCAAGAGAAGTTTTGGGCATAGTTGGTGAAACGGGATCCGGAAAGAGCGTGACCGTCAAATCGATTATGAGACTGATCAAATACCCAGGGAAAATAGTGAATGGCCAGATTTTATACAAAGGTCAAGATATACTCAAATACGATGAAAGGGAGATGTACAAGATCCGTGGTAAAGAAATCAGCATGGTATTCCAAGATCCGATGACTTCCTTGAATCCACTTTATACAATAGGAGATCAACTGATGGAAACAATCGTTCAGCATCAAAGAGTTTCCAAACAGGAAGCTTACAAAAGGGCTGTTGAGATGCTCGGCTTGGTTCAGATACCAGAGCCAGAGAAAAGAATGAAGTCTTATCCATTTGAATTCAGCGGTGGTATGAGACAACGAGTTGTGATTGCCATAGCCCTGAGTTGCAATCCTTCAATTTTGATCGCCGATGAACCAACGACTGCACTCGATGTCACAATACAAGCTCAAATACTCGATTTAATGAAAGATCTCCAACAGAAGCTTGGAACAGCTATGATATTCATCACTCACGATCTTGGGGTAATAGCTTCAATGGCGCATCGAATCATCGTCATGTACGGTGGAAAGCAGATGGAAATGGGGAGTTCTGAGGATATATTTTATAACCCAACACATCCTTATACCCATATGCTTCTCAAGAGTATACCGAGAATTGATAGAAAGATCGACAGGCTTGAGCCAATCCCTGGCCAGCCTCCAAGAATGATAGATATACCAAAGGTTTGTCCTTTCTTGCCAAGATGCCCGAGAAATGTCGATGAGTGTAATCAAAGAATACCTGACATGATCGAAGTCTCTGATGGGCATTTTGTACGTTGCTTCAACCCGGTTGGAGGTGGCAATTAG
- a CDS encoding ABC transporter ATP-binding protein, whose translation MAEILLSVKNLKKYFPVRQGFLIKRIVAEIKAVDDVSFEIEKGKTFALVGESGCGKTTVARTILKLTDPTDGQIFFESTDISKFKYRELLPFRRRMQIVFQDPMSSLNPRMTVGQIVTEPMIFHNVVKTKQEAYEKAKSLMEMVGLKTFHLDRYPHQFSGGQRQRIAIARAISIEPEFLVLDEPTSSLDVSVQAQIINLFLDFQDKFKFSYLFISHNLGLVRFISHRVGIMYLGKIVELGETDEVFEEPLHPYSRALLSATPIPDPKVERSRQRIILKGGVPSPISRPNGCFFSPRCPYKIQICEKEYPEFRKISQNRWVACHLVK comes from the coding sequence GTGGCTGAGATCTTATTGAGTGTAAAGAATCTGAAGAAGTATTTCCCAGTAAGACAAGGGTTTTTGATAAAGCGTATAGTTGCAGAGATCAAAGCCGTAGATGATGTGAGTTTCGAGATAGAGAAGGGTAAGACTTTTGCGCTTGTCGGTGAGTCCGGATGTGGTAAGACAACCGTGGCGAGAACTATCTTAAAACTCACAGATCCAACTGACGGGCAGATATTTTTTGAGAGCACAGATATTTCAAAGTTCAAATACAGAGAACTTCTTCCTTTTAGAAGAAGAATGCAGATCGTTTTTCAAGATCCAATGAGTTCATTGAACCCGAGAATGACAGTTGGTCAGATAGTCACTGAGCCAATGATTTTCCACAATGTGGTGAAGACAAAACAGGAGGCATATGAAAAGGCTAAAAGTTTGATGGAAATGGTTGGATTAAAAACCTTTCATTTAGACAGATATCCTCACCAGTTCAGCGGGGGACAAAGACAAAGAATAGCCATAGCAAGGGCTATTTCCATAGAACCGGAATTTCTCGTGCTTGACGAACCAACTTCATCTTTGGACGTATCGGTACAGGCTCAGATAATAAATCTATTTCTTGACTTTCAAGATAAATTCAAATTCAGTTACCTTTTCATATCACACAATTTGGGCCTTGTCAGATTCATAAGTCACAGAGTTGGTATAATGTACTTAGGTAAGATTGTAGAGCTTGGTGAAACAGATGAAGTCTTCGAAGAGCCACTTCATCCTTACAGTAGAGCGCTACTCTCTGCGACGCCGATCCCCGATCCTAAGGTAGAGAGATCAAGACAAAGAATCATACTAAAAGGCGGAGTACCAAGTCCTATCTCAAGACCAAATGGATGTTTCTTCAGTCCAAGGTGTCCTTACAAAATACAGATATGCGAGAAAGAGTATCCTGAATTTCGAAAGATATCACAAAACCGCTGGGTGGCATGCCACCTGGTGAAATAG